tacgcttgCGTTGTATTCACGTAAACACGGCTCGtgaggaatatcctgcgacacagccacaatatattccgtagcagacgacaggaaaagacgctgacggtgtcataTGGCAtttgctaagtgtcgtctgctacggacggaacttcggctccgtgagcattgttcgctttttcttccattaGAATCTTCCTTGAGGATGTCGCTCATGTGAATACATGGATAAGTGTTACTAAATCAATAACCTTGAGGACCGTGCAGAAATTCGTTTAGATACCAACAAATGCGGGCTTTCATGCCAGAATTCTTATGATGCAGCTTTCGACATTAAATGCACTGCTAAAATTTACGAAGACATACCTACGTTAGGTTGCTGATCTTAAATTTTTATACACGAATGCCCTGCGATTTCATTTCACGAATCTTACCTGCATGTACGGATGAGCAAATATTTCGATACCATCCTTGTACCATGTTATTCGTGGCCTGGGTACTCCTTTTGCCACGCAGATGAAGACGATCTTATGGCCAAGGAAAAATTCGTAGTCGAAGTGGGATGCCTTCTCGATTTGAGCCCCCTGAAAAAGGAAGTCTTGATCGTGAAGGACTTGCACACCTATAGGCAGTTTTGCCATTTGCGGATCAGTCTGCATTCGTCAGCAGTAAACAGTAGAGCAGAGAAGATTTTACGGTTATACTGAGTATTTTCCAGAGGCGTAAAGTATATACGCtggggtgttttttttttctcttcacttATTAGTTGTAGCTGATTTTAACACATTTAATGTGAGCCCGTTTGGAAATATGCTCCTAACTCAATATTTTGCTATGGGTAAATAACAAACACGATTATCAGTCAGGCATTGAGTCTCAGTATAGCCAGAATGTATGTGCGAAATGTCACTTTTGGATTAGCGGCGGACATTTTTGTACAACCAGGAACGTAACATAGTTTTCCTTGCGACACAGTCACGTCAGTAACTTTCACAAAGTAAGTCAAAGTACATGTATTTGGCAACTCGGTAACAgtgcaaaaccgaaaccgacaAACTCGGAAAGAACGCACGCTGAAGGAAGCCAACCGACAGCGCACTGTGTTGTGATTGGCTCTGCGAACATACGCCACGTTGATGTCGTTGCCGCTGGAGCTTCCTAAGCTGCAAAGGCAACGCTATTCTATAAAATTCATTTATTTAGcatctaaatatatatatatatattttagaGAACATTGCCAAAATTGATGGAAAGCAATTGATATTTCAATGTTAGCGAAATTGGCTGTCGAACAGTACGGAACATTGTGGTGGCCGTTTCAAAAGCACATTTCTGGAGGCGGCTGTCCCTTTAATTTCGTCTGACCGAACGTGGGATAGGTGCTCTACAAAGGGAGAAAATATAAGTGTGCTTGTAGTGCCAGCTGGCAGTCCATGTAGGCACACACTCGTATTGATTCCTTTGGGCTATACTGCACCCAAGGCAGAAACTTTCATTGCCTCCTATTAAAGGCGAAAGGCAATCTCCACGGAGTTCATTAGTCGGCAGCCCCAGTAGAGCCACCCTCTGTAAATCGGATGCTTAATTTTGTTCCAACCGACTTGGATTCTTCTTGGAAGGCGTGTTTGTACTGTGCCGATTGTTACAGCGCAACTGTAAAcgcatagtttttttttgttttttgttatcaCTGGGAATGaaagtagattttttttttgcgtttatGTCGCTGGATACTTGTTCGCGTTAGTTTCAAGTAGCCTATGTAAACATCAAGGTGACAGCTTTTTACAGAGTGAAATGAAAGCTGTACCGATCAGTACTCACTGTATCAGAAAGCCGCACTTATAAGCTACACACACAGCTCTATATAAAGTAATTTTCATGAGGAATATTTTAACGTTATGGATAAGGTCCGATGGGACCATGTTTCGCACGGCAAAAGCATTCCCAGGTCCACTCCTAGTCCCTTTTTGAACGATTCGACGAAATGTCAAAACGTCTCTGGAATTTCTAATAAACTACCGTTGCGCTCTTGTGTGTTGTTAAAGAACATACGAGACTTACGTTTGGGTTGTCGTAATATTCTTTCCGTTTCGGATGGGTGTAGAAAATGTACCTGGCAGAGCCCGAGGACCGCATCCGTCCCCGACCCCTCTTGCCCCCTCGACCTTTGGCACCCTGAGCGTGCGCCAGCAGCAACACCAGTACTGCGACCGTCAGCCAGAGCACCAGGAGTCGCTGGGACATGGAAGGGCGCGATCTCCTGCAATGAAGGCACATTTCGAACGCTCCTGTAATCTTCCATtccagtgaaccctcgttattatgaccatggtcgttcccgaaaattttggtcataatgcggaattgtcatattaacgggggggggggggggagaggggatTTGCACAGGTTTCACTGCATCGTTCCCCAGGAGCacggtcgtaaagcgcgtatgtcagattatcgggggtcatattaacgagggttcactgtatagggCGGCGTACGTATCACGAGGGGTAAGCCGCACACAGGTGCACACGTAccacgaagtcggcccaggacgcatactaacccccgttGTTTCCCAcacctccctgctgtcctctctccatctctccacgtctgtatCCTGCTAATAGTCGCAGATGccttgcggcgctaacacgaaataataaggaaaaaaaaaagagtcaagGAGGACGTTCCTTCTCGCAAACCCCCCTTCTGCTGGACAGTGAGATGCTATTGGTCGGAACGTAAGAACGTCACTCGTAGAGGAACTCCTGGGACCGAGGGTATATAGGCCCTGAGATCGGGCCATTCACTCAAATCTCTTCATTTTCACGGTTCGTTTGGTGCTCACAAGTTCTTGCATTGTGTGAATGTCATTTGTGCCATATCCGGGTGATTTCCACGTGTTCAGCCTCAGTATAGTCTAGCATATATGGCAGCAAACGAAAACCGAAAACGAACTTAGCCGGACTTACGTCGTGGAGGCGCTCTGGCCTTGTCGCAGCTAGCGCCCTCTAAGAGGGTGACGTCAGCGGTGAAACTCTATATACGAATTCTCGCAACATAGCACACTAGACAAGCACGAGAAAGATCGAAGATGGAAGATTTGAAGGATGAAGAGTTCGGAATCCCCAGTGGCGCGGTGGCAGCCGTGCGAAAAATGGGTTCTCCCATTCCCGGCGCATTCGCTTATGTGTGCCAGTTCTTTCCACTTTTTTTCCCCCCCATTGCCTTTAGACGTCATGCGACCGGAAAAATTAATTAaaccgttttctttttcatccATATACTGACTGCAGTCTGATTTTGTTTCATGCAGACATCCGCGGGCTTCACAGAAACGAAACTGACGtattatttatatatttcttcttcttttttaacaCGCACGGTGACTGCCGTCATATTTGTATGTTTCTGCCTAATACAGACATATTTTCTATTTATTTAACTTGTCGAATTAATGAATCAACTGATAAGATTGCATAAGGTGGTATACATTGCACAcaccgcgcgcgcgcgcacgacTGCTGGTTAAGCTCATTTGCACTGTATGATGAGTTTTGGATGTCCTTGGATTCTTCGGCTGCTTTGTATCATCTTGCAAGATATGCACTAACTGCCCCGCATCCAGACCTTGGTTTATGTTCCattcttgaagaaaaaaaaagaaagaaagaagtaagCTAGGGAAAGAAACAGCCAGGCCCAGCGTCGAACAGCCCACCTGCGCAAGCTTCCGGCTCTCAACTTCCTCTTTATTGAATCATGTTTCACAAATTGCGCTACGCACATGCAGCAGTTCAGAATGGGGTTTTCACTGCCGCAACCCAAGACGGAAACCTTGCGCTTGCAGCACCCTTAGGCGGAGCCCGCGGTATATTCAGTTTGTTTATGAAATACATGttttaaaatactttttaaGGCTGCGGGTTTTGTTGACGTGGGTTGTTTCattgaaaacgggagtcgtGCGTCTTTTCACACTTACGGAAATTGTCAGGAAAGGGAGCGTACTCCCCCGTTTTCTAAAAAATCGGGGCGCGATAACGATGTGACTCGGGTAGATATTACGTGTAATAATCCAGTTTCGTGTGTTGTAACGCAGATACAAATACACTCAGCGAATAAGCACTACAATAGAAACGCTCAAAAGTATTACCGGGAGTACTAATATTACTGCTGCTTCCCATACAGCAGCCTCGGTCATTCCAATACCTTGCCGTCATTCATAGACACTTTATTAGGAGCCGACCGGCATCTCAGTTTTCTAACGAAAAAGCCGTCGTATGAAAGTGAGGAACGTCGTCATTCCGGCCTCTTATTTCGCGTATTTCATGATGGATTTTGGAACAACAACGGTGAGATTGGTCATCTGCTTGTGGCCGCACGACGTCGCTTTATGgggccctatcaccaccaccaccaccaccaccaccaccaccgctttaTGGGGGTTGCTAACGGTTGCCGTCTGGACCTCCGGGGCACGTGCGTGCTCTTGAAAGGAAAAGCGAAATTCGGGCGAACCTTCTTTCAAGCGAGACGGAAGCTACTTTTCTACAAAGGAAGTGCCCCCATTATTTTCTCCTGGAAATGAAAAAGGTACACGCGACTCAAGAGCGCActttcgtctttttcttttttcttttgctgttGTTTCGAATCGCGAAGTTGGCAATTACCTCGGGGTTCGATTACAAGAAGTGAAAAGACTGAATTCATGCGCGAATTTCTTTCTGTTTATTGCCCTGCAGCTTTTGAGCACGTCGAGCACGAACACCCATCGTCAGCAGAACTGAAGCTATCACATGTGTGTGACTGCCGGCGAGAC
This sequence is a window from Ornithodoros turicata isolate Travis chromosome 10, ASM3712646v1, whole genome shotgun sequence. Protein-coding genes within it:
- the LOC135371059 gene encoding immunoglobulin domain-containing protein oig-4-like: MSQRLLVLWLTVAVLVLLLAHAQGAKGRGGKRGRGRMRSSGSARYIFYTHPKRKEYYDNPNGAQIEKASHFDYEFFLGHKIVFICVAKGVPRPRITWYKDGIEIFAHPYMQTLLQISEWQLEGDRIKSKLEIDPARQMDSGNYECQADNKYAIDSRTFKADFSTLGS